The following coding sequences are from one Streptomyces angustmyceticus window:
- a CDS encoding coiled-coil domain-containing protein: protein MSDTSSPFGFELVRRGYDRGQVDDRITKLVADRDSALARITSLEKRIEELHLETQNAQAQVNDAEPSYAGLGARVEKILRLAEEEAKDLREEARRAAEQHRELAESAAQQVRNDAEQFATDRKAKAEDEGSRIVEKAKGEAAALRAEAQKDAQSKREEADSLFEETRAKAAQAAADFETNLAKRREQSERDLASRQAKAEKRLAEIEHRAEQLRLEAEKLRTDAERRARQTVETAQRQAEDIVADANAKADRIRSESERELAALTNRRDSINAQLTNVREMLATLTGAAVAAAGAPGEDETASRGVPAQQTR, encoded by the coding sequence ATGAGCGACACTTCCTCCCCCTTCGGCTTCGAGCTCGTGCGGCGTGGGTACGACCGCGGTCAGGTGGACGACCGCATTACGAAGCTCGTCGCCGACCGCGACAGCGCGCTGGCCCGCATCACGTCGCTGGAAAAGCGGATCGAGGAGCTGCACCTCGAGACGCAGAACGCCCAGGCGCAGGTCAATGACGCCGAACCGTCCTACGCGGGCCTCGGAGCGCGTGTGGAGAAGATCCTCCGTCTCGCCGAGGAGGAGGCGAAGGATCTGCGCGAGGAGGCCCGCCGGGCCGCCGAGCAGCACCGCGAGCTGGCCGAGTCGGCCGCCCAGCAGGTCCGTAACGACGCCGAGCAGTTCGCCACCGACCGGAAGGCGAAGGCGGAGGACGAGGGCTCCCGGATCGTCGAGAAGGCCAAGGGCGAGGCGGCCGCGCTGCGTGCCGAGGCACAGAAGGACGCGCAGTCCAAGCGCGAGGAGGCGGACTCCCTCTTCGAGGAGACCCGGGCCAAGGCGGCGCAGGCCGCGGCCGACTTCGAGACCAACCTCGCCAAGCGCCGTGAGCAGTCCGAGCGCGACCTGGCCTCGCGTCAGGCCAAGGCCGAGAAGCGCCTCGCGGAGATCGAGCACCGCGCCGAGCAGCTCCGCCTGGAGGCCGAGAAGCTGCGTACGGACGCGGAGCGCCGGGCCCGCCAGACGGTGGAGACCGCGCAGCGTCAGGCCGAGGACATCGTGGCGGACGCCAACGCGAAGGCGGATCGTATCCGCAGCGAATCGGAGCGCGAGCTGGCGGCGCTGACCAACCGCCGCGACTCCATCAACGCCCAGCTGACCAACGTCCGCGAGATGCTGGCCACGCTGACCGGCGCGGCGGTGGCCGCGGCCGGCGCCCCGGGCGAGGACGAAACCGCCTCCCGCGGCGTCCCGGCCCAGCAGACCCGCTGA
- the mce gene encoding methylmalonyl-CoA epimerase — MLTRIDHIGIACFDLDKTVEFYRATYGFEVFHTEVNEEQGVREAMIKINGTSDGGASYLQLLEPTREDSAVGKWLAKNGEGVHHIAFGTADVDGDSADIRGKGVRVLYDEPRTGSMGSRITFLHPKDCHGVLTELVTAAPATSEDH, encoded by the coding sequence ATGCTGACGCGAATCGACCACATCGGGATCGCCTGTTTCGACCTCGACAAGACTGTCGAGTTCTACCGTGCCACGTACGGCTTCGAGGTGTTCCACACCGAGGTCAACGAGGAGCAGGGAGTCCGGGAAGCCATGATCAAAATCAATGGGACGTCGGACGGCGGCGCCTCGTATCTGCAGCTCCTGGAACCCACCCGCGAGGACTCCGCGGTGGGCAAGTGGCTTGCCAAGAACGGCGAGGGCGTCCATCACATCGCCTTCGGCACCGCGGACGTGGACGGCGACTCCGCGGACATCCGCGGCAAGGGCGTCCGGGTCCTGTACGACGAGCCCAGGACGGGTTCGATGGGGTCGCGGATCACCTTCCTGCACCCCAAGGATTGTCACGGAGTGCTCACCGAACTCGTCACCGCGGCGCCCGCCACCTCCGAAGACCACTGA
- the scy gene encoding polarized growth protein Scy produces MRGNDRYEADDHLSQFEAEMERLKSERDKAVQHADDLGYQVEVLRAKLHEARRNLATRPAYDNVSHQAEQMLRNAQIQADQLRTDAERELREARAQTQRLLQEQAERQSRLEAELHAEAVTRRQRLDEELNERRQTVESHVNENVAWAEQLRARTEAQARRLMEESRREAEQALSAARDEAHRLAERARERLGTAAEEARAEAESILRRARTDAERLLNAASNQAQEATDQAEQLRTSVGTESEEARRQAAELTRTAEARVQEADKALRDARAEAEKLVEEAQQSATKRLTAAESDNEQRTRTAKAEIARLVGEATKDAEALKAEAEQLREDARAEADRLIAEAEETARSKASEDAAAQLAKAARTAEEVLNKASEDAKATTKAAAEEAERLRSEAESEADRLREEAHDTAAQLKGAAKDDTKEYRAKTAELQEEARRLRGEAEQLRADAVAEGERIRSEARREAVQQIEEAAGSAEELLGKAKADAEETRSSAVAESERVRTEAIERATALRRQAEEALERARSEGEELLTEGAQAAEMVTTEAEESAARLRAEAEAAAEELRADAQAELDRLHGEAEEKVTAAERTLRDARAEAERLRRETQEDAARLKAESAERRRTLQQQAEEEAERLRDEAASDASSARAEAEAVATRLRDEASAEAERLKAEAQETADRVRAEAATAAERTGAEAAQALAAAQEEAARRRREAEQQLGEAREEAHQERTAAREQSEELLASARTRVGEAQEEAERLVEEADRRAGELVAAAEQTAQQVRDAVAGLHEQAGEEIAGLRSAAEHAAERTRAEAQDEADRVRKDAYEERERASQDAARARQEAQEAQEAAKVLAERAVAEAIEEAEALRTEAAGVLDEARRDADTARTQAAEQADRLVAEATAQAEKLVADATAKAQQLRTDASDALAAGEQDAARARAEARNDANRMRTDAAEQADRLVTEARAEAERIVTEATELTSSAQDDADRTVQEAQQAAERLRAEGEQQAQALVAEATEAAERLRTEAAEALETARLDAERTGDQAREAANKTRSDAAEQADQLMSEAATEADRLRAEAAETTADAERDADRTRADAREQADRMIATATAEADRLRAEAAETVTAAQEHATRTRGESAKVKEDAEAAAERTRAQAQQEADQLLDEARKDAAKRRGDAAEQADQLVAKAQEEALKAATAAEEQADTMVGAARKEADRLLAEASADGNARVEKARADANTLLEEARGDATGIRERAEELRQRIESEVEELHERARRESAETMKNAGERVDKLIAQATAQQVEAEEKADRMVADANSEASKVRISAVKKAEGLIKEAENKKAAAVRDAERMRTEAEAEAARIVDEGKRELEVLVRRREDINTEISRVQDVLEALESFEGPGGNGEGKGGGVKAAAGAGATRSSGKQSEG; encoded by the coding sequence GTGCGGGGCAACGACCGCTACGAGGCTGACGACCACCTCTCGCAGTTCGAGGCCGAGATGGAGCGGCTGAAGAGCGAGCGGGACAAGGCCGTCCAGCACGCCGACGACCTCGGCTACCAGGTCGAGGTGCTGCGCGCCAAGCTGCATGAGGCGCGCCGCAACCTCGCGACCCGTCCTGCCTACGACAACGTCAGTCATCAGGCCGAGCAGATGCTGCGCAATGCGCAGATCCAGGCGGACCAACTGCGTACGGACGCCGAGCGCGAGCTGCGCGAGGCACGGGCGCAGACCCAGCGGCTGCTGCAGGAGCAGGCCGAGCGGCAGTCCCGGCTGGAGGCCGAGCTGCACGCCGAGGCCGTCACCCGGCGCCAGCGGCTCGACGAGGAGCTCAACGAGCGCCGGCAGACCGTCGAGTCGCACGTCAACGAGAACGTCGCCTGGGCCGAACAGCTGCGGGCCCGGACGGAGGCGCAGGCCCGCCGGCTGATGGAGGAGTCCCGCCGGGAGGCCGAACAGGCCCTGTCGGCCGCGCGGGACGAGGCCCATCGGCTGGCCGAGCGCGCCCGCGAGCGGCTCGGCACCGCGGCCGAGGAGGCCCGCGCCGAAGCGGAAAGCATCCTGCGCCGCGCCCGCACGGACGCCGAGCGGCTGCTGAACGCCGCCTCCAACCAGGCCCAGGAGGCCACCGATCAGGCCGAGCAGCTGCGCACCAGCGTCGGCACCGAGTCGGAGGAGGCCCGCCGCCAGGCCGCGGAGCTGACCCGTACCGCCGAGGCCCGCGTCCAGGAGGCCGACAAGGCGCTGCGCGACGCCCGCGCCGAGGCCGAGAAGCTGGTCGAGGAGGCGCAGCAGAGCGCCACCAAGCGGCTGACTGCGGCCGAGTCGGACAACGAGCAGCGCACCCGTACGGCCAAGGCGGAGATCGCCCGGCTGGTCGGCGAGGCCACCAAGGACGCCGAGGCGCTCAAGGCCGAGGCCGAGCAACTGCGCGAGGACGCCCGCGCGGAGGCGGACCGGCTGATCGCCGAGGCGGAGGAGACCGCCCGCTCCAAGGCGTCGGAGGACGCCGCGGCCCAGCTGGCGAAGGCCGCCCGCACCGCCGAGGAGGTGCTGAACAAGGCCTCGGAGGACGCCAAGGCCACCACCAAGGCGGCCGCGGAGGAGGCCGAACGGCTGCGCAGCGAGGCCGAGTCCGAGGCGGACCGGCTGCGCGAGGAGGCCCACGACACCGCGGCCCAGCTCAAGGGCGCGGCGAAGGACGACACCAAGGAGTACCGCGCCAAGACCGCCGAACTCCAGGAGGAGGCGCGGCGGCTGCGCGGCGAGGCCGAGCAGCTGCGCGCGGACGCGGTCGCCGAGGGCGAGCGGATCCGCAGCGAGGCCCGCCGGGAGGCGGTCCAGCAGATCGAGGAGGCGGCCGGGTCCGCCGAGGAGCTGCTGGGCAAGGCCAAGGCCGATGCCGAGGAGACCCGTTCGAGCGCCGTCGCGGAGAGCGAGCGGGTGCGGACGGAGGCCATCGAGCGGGCCACCGCGCTGCGCCGGCAGGCCGAGGAGGCGCTGGAGCGGGCCCGGTCCGAGGGCGAGGAGCTGCTCACCGAGGGCGCCCAGGCCGCGGAGATGGTGACCACCGAGGCCGAGGAGTCCGCCGCGCGGCTGCGCGCGGAGGCCGAAGCGGCCGCGGAGGAGCTGCGGGCCGACGCGCAGGCCGAGCTGGACCGGCTGCACGGCGAGGCGGAGGAGAAGGTCACCGCCGCCGAGCGGACGCTGCGCGACGCCCGCGCGGAGGCGGAGCGGCTGCGCCGGGAGACCCAGGAGGACGCGGCCCGGCTCAAGGCGGAGTCGGCGGAGCGGCGCCGGACGCTGCAGCAGCAGGCCGAGGAGGAGGCCGAGCGGCTGCGCGACGAGGCCGCGTCCGACGCCTCGTCGGCCCGTGCCGAGGCCGAGGCGGTGGCGACGCGGCTGCGCGACGAGGCGTCGGCCGAGGCGGAGCGGCTGAAGGCGGAGGCGCAGGAGACCGCGGACCGGGTGCGCGCCGAGGCCGCGACGGCCGCGGAGCGCACCGGCGCGGAAGCGGCGCAGGCGCTGGCGGCGGCCCAGGAGGAGGCCGCGCGGCGGCGCCGGGAGGCCGAGCAGCAGCTGGGCGAGGCCCGCGAGGAGGCCCACCAGGAGCGCACCGCGGCGCGCGAGCAGAGCGAGGAGCTGCTGGCGTCGGCCCGTACCCGGGTGGGCGAGGCGCAGGAGGAGGCCGAGCGGCTCGTCGAGGAAGCGGACCGGCGCGCGGGCGAGCTGGTGGCGGCGGCGGAGCAGACCGCGCAGCAGGTGCGGGACGCGGTCGCGGGGCTGCACGAGCAGGCCGGCGAGGAGATCGCGGGGCTGCGTTCGGCGGCCGAGCACGCCGCGGAGCGCACCAGGGCCGAGGCCCAGGACGAGGCGGACCGGGTCCGCAAGGACGCCTACGAGGAGCGGGAGCGCGCCTCGCAGGACGCGGCGCGGGCGCGGCAGGAGGCCCAGGAGGCCCAGGAGGCCGCGAAGGTCCTGGCGGAGCGGGCGGTCGCCGAGGCCATCGAGGAGGCCGAGGCGCTCCGTACGGAGGCGGCCGGGGTGCTCGACGAGGCGCGCCGGGACGCCGACACGGCGCGTACGCAGGCCGCCGAGCAGGCCGACCGGCTGGTGGCGGAGGCGACCGCGCAGGCCGAGAAGCTGGTCGCGGACGCCACGGCCAAGGCGCAGCAGCTGCGCACCGACGCCTCGGACGCGCTGGCCGCGGGCGAGCAGGACGCGGCGCGGGCCCGTGCGGAGGCGCGCAACGACGCGAACCGGATGCGTACGGACGCCGCCGAGCAGGCCGACCGCCTGGTCACCGAGGCGCGCGCGGAGGCCGAACGGATCGTCACCGAGGCGACCGAGCTGACGTCGTCGGCGCAGGACGACGCGGACCGTACGGTCCAGGAGGCCCAGCAGGCCGCCGAGCGGCTGCGGGCCGAGGGCGAGCAGCAGGCGCAGGCCCTGGTGGCGGAGGCGACCGAGGCGGCGGAGCGGCTGCGGACCGAGGCGGCCGAGGCGCTGGAGACGGCCCGGCTGGACGCCGAGCGGACCGGCGACCAGGCGCGCGAGGCGGCCAACAAGACGCGTTCGGACGCGGCCGAGCAGGCCGACCAGCTGATGTCGGAGGCCGCGACCGAGGCGGACCGGCTGCGCGCGGAGGCGGCGGAGACGACCGCGGACGCCGAGCGGGACGCGGACCGTACCCGGGCCGACGCCCGGGAGCAGGCGGACCGCATGATCGCGACGGCGACCGCGGAGGCGGACCGGCTGCGGGCGGAGGCGGCCGAGACGGTCACCGCCGCGCAGGAGCACGCCACCCGCACCCGCGGCGAGTCCGCGAAGGTCAAGGAGGACGCCGAGGCGGCGGCCGAGCGGACCCGCGCCCAGGCGCAGCAGGAGGCGGACCAGCTCCTCGACGAGGCGCGGAAGGACGCCGCCAAGCGCCGCGGGGACGCGGCCGAGCAGGCGGACCAGCTCGTCGCCAAGGCCCAGGAGGAGGCGCTGAAGGCCGCCACCGCCGCCGAGGAGCAGGCCGACACGATGGTGGGCGCGGCCCGCAAGGAGGCCGACCGGCTCCTGGCGGAGGCGTCCGCCGACGGCAACGCCCGGGTGGAGAAGGCCCGTGCCGACGCGAACACCCTGCTGGAGGAGGCCCGCGGCGACGCCACCGGCATCCGCGAGCGCGCCGAGGAGCTGCGCCAGCGGATCGAGTCCGAGGTCGAGGAGCTGCACGAGCGGGCCCGCCGGGAGTCCGCGGAGACGATGAAGAACGCCGGCGAGCGGGTCGACAAGCTCATCGCGCAGGCCACGGCCCAGCAGGTGGAGGCCGAGGAGAAGGCCGACCGGATGGTGGCGGACGCGAACAGCGAGGCGAGCAAGGTCCGGATCTCGGCGGTGAAGAAGGCCGAGGGCCTGATCAAGGAGGCGGAGAACAAGAAGGCCGCGGCGGTGCGCGACGCGGAGCGGATGCGCACCGAGGCCGAGGCGGAGGCCGCCCGGATCGTGGACGAGGGCAAGCGGGAGCTGGAGGTCCTGGTGCGCCGGCGGGAGGACATCAACACCGAAATCTCCCGTGTGCAGGACGTGCTGGAGGCCCTGGAGTCGTTCGAGGGACCCGGTGGAAACGGGGAGGGCAAGGGCGGTGGGGTGAAGGCGGCCGCGGGCGCGGGGGCAACTCGTTCGAGTGGCAAGCAGTCTGAAGGGTAG